DNA sequence from the Fuscovulum ytuae genome:
CATCCAGACGAGGCGATTGCGCGGCTGTTTGATGCCGTGATCGGGAATGATCTGCCGCCTGTGCCACGGTTCAATATCTGCCCCACGACGCAAGTGGCGGTGGTGACATCTGAGGGCGGCGCGCGGCGGTTGCGGGCGATGCGGTGGGGGTTCATCCCGGCCTGGTACAAGGCCCCGAATGACGGGCCGCTGATCATCAATGCGCGGTCCGACACAATCGCCACCAAGCCTGCCTTCCGCGAGGCCGTCAGGGCGCGGCGCTGCATCGTTCCGGCCTCTGGCTTTTACGAATGGCAGGCGGTGGAGGGGCGGAAATTGCCTTGGTATTTCAAGCGGATGGATGGGAACCCCATGGCCTTTGCCGGAATTTGGCAGAGGTGGGGGGAGATTGACACCGTCGCCATCGTCTCGACCGAGGCTGGGCCGGGGATGGCGGGACTGCATCACCGCGAGGCGGTGGTTCTGGAGCGGGGGGATTGGCCCCTGTGGCTGGGTGAGGCGGGGCATGGGGCGGCGGTCCTGATGAAGGCCTCGGCCGAGGGGGTGTTGACCTGCCATCGGGTGGATGCGCGGGTGAATTCCAACCGGGCCGAGGGGCCGGAGTTGATCGAGCCTGTAACTGTCTGAGAACGCTGTATTTACCGGGAAGATCGGGCTGCATCGGTTGTGCCCTGTTTTGTGCCGGGTTTTGTGCAGCATTCTGTGGCCACGCGCGGTGGCTTTGCCGGACGTTAAGGTTAACGCGACTCGGGGGCGGGGTTAATCCCGCGCTGCGGGGGGACTTGGCCCATTGGGGTGGGCGGCCGCTGGGGACAGCTATCACAGGGGCGCTGGTGGCGTTCTGCGGGCTGGTGCGGTGGGGGGCGGGGACCACCAGAGGGGGGAGGGGTCCAGGCCTTGCATCGGGGGGATGGGTTCGGGTCTTGCGGATTTGCCAGCGTCGCATGGGGGGAGGCCGGGCATTTGAGTATTTTTGCCAAGATGAAGGGGGGAGGGTTGGGCCTTGGGGCGAACTTGTCCTTGGGGCGGTGAGGGTGTGGCCAAGGGGCTTGGCCGGGTGCTGCGGTATGCTTGTTCCGGGGGGCGGACACGGGTTGCATCGGTCGGGCGGGATGGGTAGAAGAGGCCTGCAACGCGGGCGTTGTGTAATGGTAAGACCCCTGCCTTCCAAGCAGGAGACGCGGGTTCGATTCCCGCCGCCCGCTCCAGAAAGCTTTCCCACAGTTTTGGATATTGAGCCTTGGGCACGATCGCGTGATCGGGCGTCGGAA
Encoded proteins:
- a CDS encoding SOS response-associated peptidase; this translates as MCGRFTITHPDEAIARLFDAVIGNDLPPVPRFNICPTTQVAVVTSEGGARRLRAMRWGFIPAWYKAPNDGPLIINARSDTIATKPAFREAVRARRCIVPASGFYEWQAVEGRKLPWYFKRMDGNPMAFAGIWQRWGEIDTVAIVSTEAGPGMAGLHHREAVVLERGDWPLWLGEAGHGAAVLMKASAEGVLTCHRVDARVNSNRAEGPELIEPVTV